The Bacillus sp. F19 DNA segment AACTTACCTTATCTTCAAGCACTCGCTCAGTAACTGCATACGGTGATGTTATAAGCGTAATTGGATCATAGTGCACAAGCACAATGCTCTCTCCCATGATCAGCTCACCTGTTTTTAAGTAGGTATCCAGCTGGAACGGCACTTTATCAAGGACAGTGTGCTTGTATAAATCTTTTTCAGCAAATGCTTTCTTTTCAAACTCTTTACCAAGTAAACCTGGATTAGAGAGAATGGTTTGATACAGCTTGCTTCTTTCTGTTTTTGACAGCATATCATCCCACCATGGCTTGCGCGGTTTATGCTTTTGAGAAGACAGGTAATCAAACTTCATAAAGCCTTCTGCTATAGCTGCCTGCTCTTTATAATGAGAGGACAGGAAGGTGAAAAGGCGTTTAAATAAGTCTTCAAGCTGATGCCCGATGCGGACCCAGCCCTGTTCGTCCCAATACGTTCCGAATGCCTGGAAGAAGTCGAACGGTGTATCAAAGACATCTTTAATTAAATATTCAATCGTTGCATCCATACGATGGTCGTTCCAATACTTCTCTAATACATCCTCAACCTGCTTAATCTTCACAATGTCCTCAAACGGCAGCACATTGTTTTTCAAAATCTCATATGGAGAGTGATCCATATAGACGTAGTCATGATCGGAAGCTCGCAGGCGCAAACCAGTTCCCCTCAGCATTTTCAGGAAACCAAGCTGCATTTCTTCAGGACGCATTTCAAAGACGTCATTAAAGGTCTTGCGGAAAGAAGTATAATCTTCCTCGGGAAGACCTGCAATTAAATCAAGATGCTGGTCAATTTTTCCGCCTTCTTTCACCATTGTGACCGTACGTGTCAGCTTGCTGAAATTCTGGCGTCTCATGACAAGATCATTTGTCGCATCATTTGTAGACTGAACGCCGATTTCAAAACGGAACAAGCCTTTAGGTGCGTTATCATTTAAAAATTGAATGACCTCAGGACGCATGATGTCCGCGGTAATTTCAAACTGAAACACTGTTCCGGGCAGGTGCTCATCAATTAAAAATTGGAACATTTCCATCGCGTAGCTTCTGCTGATATTAAACGTGCGATCCACAAATTTAATCGTTTTAGCTCCGTTTTTCATCAAGTAGCGGATATCATCTTTTACTTTTTCGCGATCAAAATACCGGACGCCTACTTCGATCGATGAAAGACAGAATTGACAGCTGAACGGACAGCCTCTGCTCGTTTCAATATAAGTAACGCGCTTTGAGAGGTGAGGAATATCTTCTTTGAAACGGAAAGGAGAAGCCAGTTCTGCAAGATTAATTT contains these protein-coding regions:
- a CDS encoding B12-binding domain-containing radical SAM protein, producing MKVVLSTLNAKYIHTSLALRCLKAHAQPEFDVTLAEYTIKDPAMNVVTDLFRMQPDVVGFSCYIWNIEETIKIIKMMKKINPSLIILLGGPEVTYDTREWMEQIPEVDHIVIGEGEETFKQFLQELQAEKNFKNVSGIAYRENGSIFINPQRNKINLAELASPFRFKEDIPHLSKRVTYIETSRGCPFSCQFCLSSIEVGVRYFDREKVKDDIRYLMKNGAKTIKFVDRTFNISRSYAMEMFQFLIDEHLPGTVFQFEITADIMRPEVIQFLNDNAPKGLFRFEIGVQSTNDATNDLVMRRQNFSKLTRTVTMVKEGGKIDQHLDLIAGLPEEDYTSFRKTFNDVFEMRPEEMQLGFLKMLRGTGLRLRASDHDYVYMDHSPYEILKNNVLPFEDIVKIKQVEDVLEKYWNDHRMDATIEYLIKDVFDTPFDFFQAFGTYWDEQGWVRIGHQLEDLFKRLFTFLSSHYKEQAAIAEGFMKFDYLSSQKHKPRKPWWDDMLSKTERSKLYQTILSNPGLLGKEFEKKAFAEKDLYKHTVLDKVPFQLDTYLKTGELIMGESIVLVHYDPITLITSPYAVTERVLEDKVS